A genomic region of Oryza glaberrima chromosome 1, OglaRS2, whole genome shotgun sequence contains the following coding sequences:
- the LOC127765452 gene encoding uncharacterized protein LOC127765452, with product MARSPRPPWSDGLPPELLGVIFEQLSCLADRACFAAVCRPWRTAAAFVDAPQRGLPWLLLPSRDAPSFFSLHSGATRHLTLPEGVRGARLCGAHDGGWVAVAVDPWRGFAAVNLFTGVRVTLPEKLRLEVPYAHGYGPVTVTSHHPMLVRTIVFSAPPASPDCIAAAHVSSASNIAFWQPGMSRHWIASRPEPDVIQDIIYYSGEEKQGFHVLTNREEVLVFAPRAGRDPNALLEMTCASYQMRRRANHLPASFIATRYLVESRGKLLMVVRHCTGNPRVRRRTRMFRVFEMSLLPTGAYWLEIHELSGRALFLRRGCSRAVEVSQFKMLKEDTIYFLDDANVDMCDSMVMNNGSRYNMGIYRDGKKIRAGSRQFPRGFTADCSPPIWLVP from the coding sequence ATGGCTCGTTCGCCACGGCCGCCGTGGTCCGATGGCCTCCCGCCCGAGCTTCTCGGCGTCATCTTCGAGCAGCTGAGCTGCCTCGCCGACCGCGCCTGCTTCGCGGCCGTCTGCCGCCCGTGGCGCACCGCCGCGGCCTTCGTCGACGCCCCGCAGCGGGGGCTCCCGTGGCTGCTCCTCCCGTCCCGCGACGCGCCGTCCTTCTTCAGCCTCCACTCCGGCGCCACCCGCCACCTCACCCTCCCGGAGGGCGTCCGCGGCGCGCGCCTGTGCGGCGCCCACGACGGCGGctgggtcgccgtcgccgtggaccCGTGGCGAGGGTTCGCGGCCGTCAACCTCTTCACCGGCGTGAGGGTTACCCTCCCGGAGAAGCTGAGGCTCGAGGTCCCCTACGCCCACGGGTACGGGCCCGTGACCGTCACCAGCCACCACCCCATGCTCGTCCGCACCATCGTCTtctccgcgccgcccgcctcgccggactgcatcgccgccgcgcacgtCTCGAGCGCCTCCAACATCGCCTTCTGGCAGCCTGGGATGTCCAGGCACTGGATCGCGAGCCGGCCTGAGCCGGACGTGATCCAGGACATCATCTACTACAGCGGCGAGGAGAAGCAGGGCTTCCACGTCCTCACCAACAGGGAGGAAGTCCTGGTGTtcgcgccccgcgccggccgcgacCCCAACGCGCTGCTGGAGATGACCTGCGCATCCTACCAgatgcgccgccgcgccaaccaCCTGCCGGCGTCGTTCATCGCGACGCGCTACCTGGTGGAGTCCCGCGGGAAGCTGCTCATGGTGGTGCGCCACTGCACGGGCAACCCCCGCgtgcggcggcgcacgcgcaTGTTCCGGGTCTTCGAGATGAGCCTCCTCCCCACGGGGGCGTACTGGCTGGAGATCCACGAGCTGTCCGGGCGGGCGCTCTTCCTCCGGCGAGGCTGCTCCAGGGCGGTCGAGGTGTCGCAGTTCAAGATGCTCAAGGAGGACACCATCTACTTCCTCGACGACGCCAACGTCGACATGTGCGACTCCATGGTGATGAACAACGGGAGCAGGTACAACATGGGCATTTACAGGGATGGTAAGAAGATCAGAGCCGGCTCCCGGCAATTCCCTCGTGGATTTACCGCGGATTGCTCGCCTCCAATCTGGCTTGTCCCCTGA